The Streptomyces sp. NBC_00344 genome includes a window with the following:
- a CDS encoding RsmB/NOP family class I SAM-dependent RNA methyltransferase — MTDQPRRRPAQQPKPHSKPYRRPQKDPVRILAFEALRAVDERDAYANLVLPPLLKKARENPQFDGRDAALATELVYGTLRRQGTYDAVISACIDRPLRQVDPPVLDVLALGTHQLLGTRIPTHAAVSASVELARVVLGDGRAKFVNAVLRKVAADDLDGWLERVAPPYDQDAEDHLAVVHSHPRWIVSALWDSLGGGRAGIEDLLEADNERPEVTLVARPGRATTDELIEAAGEDSALPGRWSPYAVRLAEGGEPGAIEAVRDGRAGVQDEGSQLVAIALANAPMEGRDERWLDGCAGPGGKAAMLAALAAQRGATLLASEKQPHRARLVERTLAGNPGPYQVIAADGTRPPWLPGSFDRVLMDVPCTGLGALRRRPEARWRRRPEDLEGFAPLQRGLLREALGAVRVGGVVGYATCSPHLAETRIVVDDVLGGRGGQPVEAEWIDVRPLMPGVPAVGDGPDVQLWPHLHGTDAMYLALLRRTG, encoded by the coding sequence GTGACCGACCAGCCTCGTCGCCGTCCAGCCCAGCAGCCGAAGCCGCACTCGAAGCCGTACCGCCGTCCGCAGAAGGATCCGGTGCGGATCCTCGCGTTCGAGGCACTGCGGGCAGTCGACGAGCGGGATGCCTACGCCAACCTCGTCCTGCCGCCGTTGCTGAAGAAGGCGCGCGAGAACCCCCAGTTCGACGGGCGGGACGCGGCACTGGCGACCGAGCTGGTGTACGGGACGCTCCGCAGGCAGGGGACGTACGACGCGGTGATCTCCGCGTGCATCGACCGGCCGCTGCGCCAGGTCGATCCGCCGGTGCTCGACGTCCTGGCCCTCGGCACCCATCAGCTGCTCGGAACCCGTATCCCCACGCACGCGGCGGTCTCGGCGAGCGTGGAGCTCGCCAGGGTGGTGCTCGGGGACGGACGGGCCAAGTTCGTCAACGCGGTCCTGCGCAAGGTCGCGGCCGACGACCTCGACGGCTGGCTGGAGCGGGTCGCTCCGCCGTACGACCAGGACGCCGAGGACCATCTGGCCGTGGTGCACTCGCATCCCCGGTGGATCGTCTCGGCGCTGTGGGACTCGCTGGGCGGCGGCCGCGCCGGAATCGAGGACCTGCTTGAGGCGGACAACGAACGGCCCGAGGTGACGCTGGTCGCCAGGCCGGGCCGGGCGACGACGGACGAACTCATCGAGGCAGCCGGAGAGGACTCCGCGCTGCCCGGGCGCTGGTCGCCGTACGCCGTACGGCTCGCGGAGGGTGGCGAGCCCGGTGCCATCGAAGCGGTACGGGACGGCAGGGCGGGGGTGCAGGACGAGGGCAGCCAGCTGGTCGCCATCGCTCTGGCCAACGCCCCGATGGAAGGCCGTGACGAGCGCTGGCTCGACGGGTGTGCCGGCCCCGGTGGCAAGGCCGCGATGCTGGCCGCCCTGGCGGCGCAGCGCGGGGCCACGCTGCTGGCTTCCGAGAAGCAACCGCACCGGGCCAGGCTGGTCGAGCGGACCCTGGCCGGCAATCCGGGGCCGTACCAGGTGATCGCCGCGGACGGCACCCGGCCGCCCTGGCTGCCCGGCTCTTTCGACCGGGTACTGATGGACGTCCCGTGCACCGGTCTCGGTGCTCTGCGGCGCAGGCCGGAAGCGCGCTGGCGGAGGCGTCCGGAGGACCTGGAGGGGTTCGCCCCACTCCAGCGCGGGCTGCTCAGGGAAGCCCTCGGCGCGGTGCGTGTCGGCGGCGTCGTCGGATACGCGACCTGCTCGCCGCACCTGGCCGAGACCCGGATCGTGGTGGACGACGTGCTCGGGGGCCGGGGCGGTCAGCCGGTCGAAGCCGAATGGATCGACGTGCGGCCGCTGATGCCCGGGGTCCCCGCCGTGGGGGACGGGCCCGACGTTCAGCTGTGGCCGCATCTGCACGGCACCGACGCCATGTATCTCGCCCTGCTGCGGCGAACGGGCTGA
- the rpe gene encoding ribulose-phosphate 3-epimerase, with product MAAQINPSILSADFSRLAEEARAVEGADWLHVDVMDNHFVPNLTLGVPVVEALSRATDTPLDCHLMIENADRWAPQYVEAGAGSVTFHAEAAAAPVRLAREIRAKGARASMALKPATPIEPYEDLLPELDMLLIMTVEPGFGGQSFLDIMLPKIRRTRELISKHGLELWLQVDGGVSASTIERCAEAGADVFVAGSAVYGADDPAAAVRMLRHQAEETTASAPWACGH from the coding sequence ATGGCCGCGCAGATCAATCCCAGCATCCTGTCCGCCGACTTCTCCCGGCTCGCGGAGGAGGCGAGGGCTGTCGAAGGTGCCGACTGGCTCCATGTCGACGTGATGGACAACCACTTCGTGCCCAACCTGACGCTCGGCGTCCCGGTGGTGGAAGCGCTCAGCCGCGCGACGGACACCCCTCTGGACTGCCATCTGATGATCGAGAACGCGGACCGCTGGGCTCCGCAGTACGTCGAGGCCGGCGCGGGCTCGGTCACCTTCCACGCGGAGGCGGCCGCGGCCCCGGTGCGGCTGGCCCGCGAAATCAGGGCCAAGGGCGCCCGCGCCTCCATGGCGCTGAAGCCCGCGACGCCCATCGAGCCCTACGAGGACCTGCTCCCCGAGCTCGACATGCTGCTGATCATGACGGTGGAGCCCGGCTTCGGCGGACAGTCCTTCCTGGACATCATGCTGCCGAAGATCCGCAGGACCCGTGAGCTGATCTCGAAGCACGGCCTCGAACTGTGGCTGCAGGTCGACGGCGGTGTTTCCGCCTCCACCATCGAGCGGTGTGCCGAGGCAGGCGCGGATGTCTTCGTCGCGGGCTCCGCGGTGTACGGCGCCGACGACCCGGCCGCGGCCGTTCGCATGCTCAGGCACCAGGCGGAGGAGACCACCGCATCGGCCCCCTGGGCATGCGGCCACTGA
- the fmt gene encoding methionyl-tRNA formyltransferase produces the protein MKLVFAGTPEVAVPALDALIASGRHEVAAVVTRPDAPAGRGRTLMASPVAQRAEDAGIEVLKPVKPRDEDFLARLREIGPDCCPVVAYGALLPKSALEVPARGWVNLHFSLLPAWRGAAPVQHAIISGDEVTGASTFLIEEGLDSGPVYGVLTEEIRPTDTSGDLLTRLAFAGSGLLVATMDGIEDGTLHAEPQPADGVTLAPKINVEDAQADWTAPAMRVDRVVRGCTPAPGAWTVFRGERLKLVSLALVGDRTDLAPGELSVTKTNVYAGTGSHAVELLWVQPQGKKPMRAADWARGVRIAPGEHVGPADVG, from the coding sequence GTGAAACTCGTCTTCGCAGGCACCCCCGAAGTCGCCGTACCCGCCCTGGACGCTCTCATCGCATCCGGCAGGCACGAGGTGGCAGCCGTGGTCACCCGGCCCGACGCGCCGGCCGGGCGGGGACGCACCCTGATGGCGAGCCCGGTCGCACAGCGGGCCGAGGACGCCGGCATCGAAGTACTGAAGCCGGTCAAGCCGCGTGACGAGGACTTCCTGGCCCGGCTGCGCGAGATCGGCCCGGACTGCTGTCCCGTCGTGGCGTACGGAGCGCTGCTGCCGAAGTCCGCGCTCGAGGTTCCGGCCCGCGGCTGGGTCAATCTGCATTTCTCGCTGCTGCCGGCCTGGCGCGGTGCCGCGCCCGTGCAGCACGCGATCATCTCCGGCGACGAAGTGACGGGGGCGTCGACCTTCCTGATCGAGGAGGGGCTCGACTCGGGTCCGGTCTACGGAGTGCTGACCGAGGAGATCCGGCCCACCGACACCAGCGGCGATCTGCTCACCCGGCTCGCCTTCGCGGGCTCCGGTCTGCTCGTCGCCACCATGGACGGCATCGAGGACGGCACTCTGCACGCCGAACCGCAGCCGGCCGACGGCGTCACCCTCGCTCCGAAGATCAATGTCGAGGACGCGCAGGCCGACTGGACGGCGCCCGCGATGCGGGTGGACCGGGTGGTGCGCGGCTGCACCCCCGCGCCCGGCGCCTGGACGGTCTTCCGCGGCGAGCGGCTCAAGCTGGTCTCGCTCGCGCTGGTGGGCGACCGCACGGACCTCGCTCCGGGCGAGCTGTCCGTCACCAAGACCAACGTCTACGCGGGCACCGGCTCGCACGCCGTCGAGCTGCTGTGGGTCCAGCCGCAGGGCAAGAAGCCGATGCGCGCGGCCGACTGGGCGCGCGGAGTGCGCATCGCCCCCGGAGAGCACGTCGGGCCGGCGGACGTAGGCTGA
- a CDS encoding GuaB1 family IMP dehydrogenase-related protein, whose product MRFLNDLKPPYDLTYDDVFMVPSRSAVGSRQGVDLSAPDGTGTTIPLVVANMTAIAGRRMAETIARRGGLVVIPQDIPIEVVTEVIGWVKTRHLVLDTPIVLAPSQTVADALSLLPKRAHNAGVVVDDEGRPVGVVTDEDLAGVDRFTQLSEVMSKDLVLLDAAIDPREAFNRLDSANRRYAPAVDPDGKLVGILTRRGALRATLYTPAVDAQGRLRIAAAVGINGDVAGKAKQLLDAGADTIVVDTAHGHQESMIAAVRAVRALDPAVPIVAGNIVAAEGVRDLIEAGADIIKVGVGPGAMCTTRMMTGVGRPQFSAVLECATEARKFGKHVWADGGVRHPRDVAMALAAGASNVMIGSWFAGTYESPGDLQQSADGRWYKESFGMASARAVRNRTSEESAYDRARKGLFEEGISTSRMFLDPARPGVEDLIDSIIAGVRSSCTYAGANSLEEFAERAIVGVQSAAGYAEGKPLHASWG is encoded by the coding sequence ATGCGTTTCCTCAATGACTTGAAGCCGCCTTACGACCTCACATACGACGATGTGTTCATGGTGCCGAGCCGCTCCGCGGTCGGCTCCCGGCAGGGCGTCGACCTGTCCGCTCCCGACGGCACAGGCACCACCATCCCGCTGGTCGTCGCGAACATGACCGCCATCGCGGGCCGCCGGATGGCCGAGACGATCGCCCGCCGCGGCGGGCTCGTGGTCATTCCGCAGGACATCCCGATCGAGGTCGTCACCGAAGTCATCGGCTGGGTGAAGACACGCCACCTGGTGCTGGACACCCCGATCGTGCTCGCGCCTTCCCAGACCGTCGCCGACGCGCTGTCCCTGCTGCCCAAGCGTGCGCACAACGCGGGTGTCGTCGTCGACGACGAGGGCAGGCCGGTCGGGGTCGTCACGGATGAGGACCTGGCCGGGGTCGACCGCTTCACCCAGCTGTCCGAGGTCATGTCGAAGGACCTGGTCCTGCTCGACGCGGCCATCGATCCCCGTGAGGCGTTCAACAGGCTCGACAGTGCCAACCGCCGCTACGCCCCGGCGGTCGACCCGGACGGCAAGCTGGTCGGCATCCTGACCCGCAGGGGCGCGCTGCGCGCGACCCTCTACACCCCGGCCGTGGACGCCCAGGGAAGGCTGCGCATCGCCGCGGCCGTCGGCATCAACGGAGATGTGGCCGGCAAGGCCAAGCAGCTGCTCGACGCGGGCGCGGACACCATCGTCGTGGACACCGCGCACGGTCACCAGGAGTCGATGATCGCGGCCGTCAGGGCGGTCCGCGCGCTCGACCCCGCGGTGCCGATCGTGGCCGGCAACATCGTCGCCGCCGAAGGGGTCCGCGATCTCATCGAGGCCGGCGCTGACATCATCAAGGTCGGGGTGGGCCCGGGCGCGATGTGCACCACCCGGATGATGACCGGAGTGGGGCGTCCGCAGTTCTCGGCCGTGCTCGAATGCGCCACCGAGGCGCGGAAGTTCGGCAAGCACGTCTGGGCGGACGGCGGTGTCCGCCACCCGCGCGACGTAGCCATGGCGCTGGCCGCCGGAGCGTCCAACGTCATGATCGGGTCCTGGTTCGCGGGTACCTACGAATCGCCCGGCGACCTCCAGCAGTCCGCGGACGGCCGCTGGTACAAGGAGTCCTTCGGTATGGCGTCGGCCCGCGCCGTCCGCAACCGCACGAGCGAGGAGTCGGCCTACGACCGTGCCCGCAAGGGGCTGTTCGAAGAGGGCATCTCCACTTCGCGGATGTTCCTCGACCCGGCGCGCCCGGGCGTCGAGGATCTGATCGACTCGATCATCGCGGGCGTCCGTTCCTCCTGCACCTACGCCGGTGCGAACTCCCTGGAGGAGTTCGCCGAGAGGGCGATCGTCGGTGTGCAGAGCGCGGCCGGCTACGCCGAGGGCAAGCCGCTGCACGCCAGTTGGGGATGA
- a CDS encoding RNA polymerase sigma factor SigF, protein MSMAITVPTGLAPHVARPSAPAGKDLPYVERPGKVAPRDARELSRNFFARLAVLEEGSHDYQYARNTLIELNLSLVRFAAARFRSRSDQMEDIVQVGTIGLIKAIDRFELTREVEFATFAMPCIIGEIKRFFRDTSWSVHVPRRLQELRIALAKASDELFQTLDRSPTAAELADHLGMDEEEIVEGLVAANGYTAGSIDVPFDDAPGSRHTLADRLGEIDPDMDLVENVAALRPLVEQLDERDRRILRMRYGDELTQAQIGAELGVSQMHVSRLLARITARLRTGLLAEE, encoded by the coding sequence GTGTCCATGGCGATCACAGTCCCGACTGGACTCGCACCGCACGTTGCCCGGCCCTCGGCCCCGGCCGGTAAGGATCTCCCGTACGTGGAGAGGCCCGGGAAGGTGGCACCCCGGGACGCGCGTGAACTCTCCAGAAACTTCTTCGCGCGGCTCGCCGTGCTCGAGGAAGGCAGCCACGACTACCAGTACGCGCGCAACACGCTGATCGAGCTGAACCTCTCGCTGGTGAGGTTCGCCGCAGCCCGCTTCCGCAGCCGCTCCGACCAGATGGAGGACATCGTCCAGGTCGGCACGATCGGGCTGATCAAGGCCATCGACCGGTTCGAGCTCACCCGTGAGGTGGAGTTCGCGACGTTCGCCATGCCGTGCATCATCGGCGAGATCAAGCGTTTCTTCCGTGACACCAGTTGGTCCGTTCACGTGCCGCGCCGCCTCCAGGAGCTGAGGATCGCGCTGGCCAAGGCCTCCGACGAGCTGTTCCAGACGCTCGACCGCTCGCCGACCGCCGCGGAGCTGGCCGACCACCTCGGAATGGACGAGGAGGAGATCGTCGAGGGCCTGGTGGCGGCCAACGGCTACACGGCGGGCTCCATCGACGTCCCCTTCGACGACGCGCCCGGCAGCAGGCACACTCTCGCGGACCGGCTCGGTGAGATCGACCCGGACATGGACCTGGTCGAGAATGTCGCCGCGCTCAGGCCCCTCGTCGAGCAGCTCGACGAGCGGGACCGGCGGATCCTGCGGATGCGGTACGGCGACGAGCTCACCCAGGCGCAGATCGGGGCGGAGCTCGGCGTGTCCCAGATGCATGTGTCCCGGCTGCTCGCGCGGATCACCGCGCGCCTGCGCACCGGACTGCTCGCCGAGGAATGA
- a CDS encoding NAD(P)/FAD-dependent oxidoreductase, which yields MADNQGPRPDVIVIGAGLAGLACAGDLCGAGLSVEVLEASDAAGGRMRTDRQDGFLLDRGFQVFNTSYPQVKRRVRLRDLSLRPFTPGALVHTPSGRLRFTDPTRRPGAAADLLPGRLAPARDLLALGLLSLRDMFGPVGPLKRRADRTTLTALADAGISEGLTEEFFRPFLSGVLLEDELETSSRFFHLVWRSMLRGTLCLPAAGIGAVPAQLAQGLPPGVLHLGTPVRALTGSGVGLQDGTGREAAAVVVATGARAAAALLPGLDVPPGRTVTTYYHAAAASPLREPTLLVDRQRRFLNTCVLSEVAPPYAPAGRSLISTSLLGRDLPGREEGLREDLADVYGTRTATWELLAARTIEDALPAMLPPWPLSRTSRTAPGRYVCGDHRATGSVQGALASGARAAREVLEDLGRRSRSRA from the coding sequence ATGGCGGACAACCAGGGCCCTCGCCCCGATGTCATCGTGATCGGTGCCGGACTGGCGGGCCTGGCCTGTGCGGGCGACCTGTGCGGGGCAGGACTGTCCGTAGAGGTGCTGGAAGCGTCGGACGCGGCCGGCGGCAGGATGCGGACCGACCGGCAGGACGGCTTTCTTCTGGACCGGGGGTTCCAGGTCTTCAACACGTCCTACCCACAGGTGAAGCGGCGGGTGCGGCTCCGGGACCTCTCCCTGCGGCCCTTCACGCCAGGGGCTCTGGTGCACACTCCGTCCGGAAGGCTGCGCTTCACCGATCCCACCCGCCGGCCCGGCGCCGCCGCCGATCTCCTGCCGGGTCGGCTCGCCCCGGCACGCGACCTGCTGGCGCTGGGACTGCTGAGCCTGCGCGACATGTTCGGGCCGGTGGGCCCGCTGAAGCGCCGCGCGGACCGTACGACACTCACGGCGCTCGCCGATGCCGGGATCTCGGAGGGACTGACGGAGGAGTTCTTCCGGCCGTTTCTCTCCGGAGTCCTTCTGGAGGACGAGCTGGAAACGTCCTCCCGCTTCTTCCACCTGGTCTGGCGCAGCATGCTCCGCGGCACCCTCTGTCTGCCGGCGGCGGGTATCGGAGCGGTTCCGGCGCAACTCGCACAGGGTCTGCCGCCGGGCGTGCTGCACCTAGGGACCCCGGTCCGCGCACTCACCGGCTCGGGTGTCGGCCTCCAGGACGGTACGGGGCGGGAGGCGGCGGCCGTGGTCGTGGCCACCGGAGCTCGCGCGGCAGCGGCGCTCCTTCCGGGTCTCGACGTTCCTCCCGGCCGCACGGTGACGACCTACTACCACGCGGCGGCCGCTTCACCGCTGCGCGAGCCGACGCTGCTCGTGGACCGGCAGCGCCGCTTCCTGAACACCTGTGTGCTGAGCGAGGTGGCGCCGCCCTACGCGCCGGCCGGCCGGTCGCTCATCTCCACGTCCCTGCTCGGCCGGGACCTGCCCGGCCGGGAGGAGGGACTGCGCGAGGACCTGGCGGACGTCTACGGCACCCGTACCGCGACCTGGGAGCTGCTCGCCGCCCGGACGATCGAGGACGCGCTGCCCGCGATGCTCCCCCCGTGGCCGCTGAGCCGTACCTCGCGGACGGCTCCCGGCCGGTACGTGTGCGGAGACCACCGCGCCACCGGCTCGGTGCAGGGGGCACTCGCCTCCGGGGCGCGGGCCGCGAGGGAAGTACTCGAGGACCTGGGTAGGCGCAGCCGCAGCAGGGCATGA
- a CDS encoding sugar-binding transcriptional regulator, translated as MSSGRPALRMGPAELVQAAAMARRFYLEGKSKIQIAEEFGVSRFKVARVLETALERDLVRIEIRVPAELDAERSDALRARYGLRHAVVVESPAEEADDAPDPENLGEVAADLLGELVTEGDVLGLAWGRSTIHMAAALDSLPPCTVVQLTGVYDAGTAERGSVEAVRRAAQVSGGEAHPIYAPMLLPDPATAAALRNQTGIARAFEYFDKVTVAAVSIGSWEPGISTVHDMLSDKERQHYASLGVAAEMSAHLFDAEGRRVGRDLGERCITVEADRLRRIPEVVAIAGGQRKAAAIGAVLKSGLVTSLVTDTAAADVLLTETGPGPRRALDRADPDGD; from the coding sequence ATGTCGTCGGGTCGACCAGCCCTGCGGATGGGACCCGCGGAGCTGGTGCAGGCGGCTGCCATGGCCCGCCGCTTCTACCTGGAGGGAAAATCCAAGATCCAGATCGCGGAGGAGTTCGGCGTCAGCCGCTTCAAGGTCGCACGGGTCCTGGAAACCGCCCTCGAGCGTGATCTCGTACGGATCGAGATCCGCGTACCCGCAGAGCTGGACGCCGAGCGTTCCGACGCGCTTCGGGCACGCTACGGGCTGCGCCACGCGGTCGTCGTGGAGTCTCCGGCCGAGGAGGCGGACGACGCCCCCGACCCGGAGAACCTGGGCGAGGTGGCTGCCGATCTGCTCGGCGAGCTGGTGACCGAGGGCGATGTGCTCGGCCTGGCCTGGGGCCGGTCCACCATCCACATGGCGGCGGCCCTGGACAGCCTGCCGCCGTGCACGGTCGTCCAGCTGACCGGTGTGTACGACGCCGGTACTGCCGAGCGCGGCTCGGTGGAGGCCGTGCGGCGGGCAGCCCAGGTGTCCGGGGGAGAGGCGCACCCCATCTACGCCCCGATGCTGCTGCCCGATCCGGCCACCGCGGCGGCGCTGCGCAACCAGACCGGGATCGCGCGTGCCTTCGAGTACTTCGACAAGGTGACCGTGGCCGCGGTGTCCATCGGCTCGTGGGAACCGGGGATCTCCACCGTCCACGACATGCTCAGTGACAAGGAGCGGCAGCACTACGCCTCGCTCGGAGTCGCCGCCGAGATGTCCGCCCACCTCTTCGACGCCGAGGGCCGGCGGGTCGGGCGCGACCTGGGCGAGCGGTGCATCACCGTGGAGGCCGACCGGCTGCGCCGCATCCCGGAGGTCGTGGCGATCGCGGGCGGCCAGCGCAAGGCGGCGGCGATCGGCGCCGTACTGAAGTCGGGGCTGGTCACCAGTCTGGTCACGGACACCGCGGCCGCCGACGTCCTGCTGACCGAGACCGGCCCTGGGCCGCGAAGGGCACTGGACAGGGCCGACCCGGACGGGGACTGA
- a CDS encoding cryptochrome/photolyase family protein, translating to MTVSVALFTSDLRLHDNPSLHAAIGSVDEVVPLFVNDSRIRAAGFATPNRTAFLADCLNGLDSGLRERGGRLVVRSGDVVEAVCRVAAQADAREVHVAAGISGYADRREERLRDALESDGRRLLVHDAVVTAVPPGDITPAGSDHFAVFTPYFRRWSQQHLRSVLRAPRVVRVPDGIGSEAPPAREKVSGVSDGLAAGGEEEGRRQWAAWQRTGLAAYEERHDDLPGDATSKLSPHLHFGTLSPVELVHRAVGSGGPGAEAFVRQLCWRDFHHQVLAARPAAATDDYRSQHDSWRSGAAAERDTEAWREGRTGYPVVDAAMRQLKHEGWMHNRGRLLTASFLAKTLYVDWRVGARHFLQLLVDGDVANNQLNWQWVAGTGTDSRPNRVFNPVTQGKRYDPDGAYVRRWVPELQGIKGAAVHEPWKLRAADRGGDDYPEPLLELSEGLARFKRARGRD from the coding sequence ATGACCGTATCGGTCGCCCTGTTCACATCCGATCTCCGGCTGCACGACAATCCGTCGCTGCACGCGGCCATCGGCTCGGTGGACGAGGTGGTGCCGCTCTTCGTCAACGACAGCCGCATCCGGGCCGCGGGTTTCGCCACCCCCAACCGCACAGCGTTCCTCGCCGACTGCCTGAACGGACTCGACTCGGGGCTGCGGGAGCGCGGCGGCCGTCTCGTCGTGCGGTCCGGTGATGTGGTCGAAGCGGTCTGCCGGGTCGCGGCGCAGGCCGACGCCCGTGAGGTTCACGTGGCAGCGGGGATCAGCGGCTACGCGGACCGCCGGGAGGAGCGCCTGCGGGATGCGCTGGAATCCGACGGCCGCCGTCTGCTGGTCCATGACGCGGTGGTCACCGCCGTCCCGCCCGGCGACATCACCCCGGCCGGCTCGGACCACTTCGCCGTGTTCACTCCCTACTTCAGGCGCTGGTCGCAGCAGCACCTGCGGAGTGTCCTGCGGGCCCCGCGCGTGGTGAGGGTCCCTGACGGCATCGGATCGGAAGCTCCGCCGGCCCGCGAGAAGGTGTCCGGCGTCTCGGACGGCCTGGCGGCAGGCGGTGAGGAAGAGGGCCGCAGGCAGTGGGCTGCCTGGCAGCGCACCGGGCTCGCCGCCTACGAGGAGCGCCATGACGATCTGCCGGGGGACGCGACGTCGAAGCTCTCCCCGCATCTGCATTTCGGCACCCTCTCCCCCGTCGAGCTCGTGCACCGCGCCGTCGGGTCGGGCGGGCCCGGCGCAGAGGCCTTCGTACGGCAGCTCTGCTGGCGGGACTTCCACCACCAGGTGCTGGCCGCGCGTCCGGCGGCCGCCACCGACGACTACCGCTCACAGCACGACTCCTGGCGGTCCGGGGCAGCGGCGGAGCGGGACACCGAGGCGTGGCGGGAGGGGCGCACCGGCTATCCGGTGGTCGACGCCGCCATGCGCCAGCTGAAGCACGAGGGCTGGATGCACAACCGCGGCCGGCTGCTCACGGCGAGTTTCCTCGCCAAGACCCTGTACGTGGACTGGCGGGTGGGAGCCCGGCACTTCCTGCAGCTGCTGGTCGACGGCGATGTGGCCAACAACCAGCTCAACTGGCAGTGGGTGGCCGGCACCGGCACGGACAGCCGGCCCAACCGGGTCTTCAACCCGGTGACCCAGGGCAAACGGTACGACCCGGACGGCGCCTACGTGCGCCGCTGGGTGCCGGAGCTCCAAGGCATCAAAGGCGCCGCCGTGCACGAACCGTGGAAGCTCCGGGCGGCCGACCGAGGCGGTGACGACTACCCCGAGCCGCTGCTCGAGCTGTCCGAAGGACTGGCCCGCTTCAAGCGGGCCCGCGGACGGGACTGA
- a CDS encoding SDR family oxidoreductase — MSDGEDTTAPRCLVTGATGYIGGRLVPELLAAGHRVRCLARTPKKLRDYPWTSRAEVVQGDVTDAASVAAAMQGVDVAYYLVHALGTGPGFEETDRTGARIFAEQARAAGVRRIVYLGGLTPEGVPDEELSPHLRSRAEVGRILLDSGVPTTVLRAAVIIGSGSASFEMLRYLTERLPVMVTPSWVHTRIQPIAVRDVLRYLVGSARMPASVSRSFDIGGPDVITYREMMRRYAIVAGLPHRLILPVPMLTPRLSSHWIGLVTPVPRSIARPLAESLRYEVVCGEHDIAQHVPDGPGQPFTFGTALKLALRRVQDADVTTRWSSASLPGAPSDPLPTDPGWAGGSLYTDHRELTVDASPEALWRVIEGVGGDHGWYSFPLAWAVRGWLDRLAGGVGLRRGRRDAEHLRVGDSLDFWRVEEIEPGHLLRLRAEMRLPGLAWLEMYADRDPSGRARYRQRAVFHPRGLLGHVYWWSVSPFHAIVFGGMARNVTEAATGAPARRTPPRVRR; from the coding sequence ATGAGCGACGGCGAGGACACGACCGCACCACGCTGCCTGGTGACCGGCGCGACGGGCTACATCGGCGGCAGACTCGTACCGGAACTGCTCGCGGCCGGCCACCGGGTGCGCTGTCTGGCCCGGACTCCGAAAAAGCTGCGCGACTATCCGTGGACCTCCCGGGCCGAAGTGGTCCAGGGCGATGTCACCGACGCCGCATCGGTTGCCGCGGCCATGCAGGGTGTCGACGTGGCGTACTACCTGGTGCACGCGCTGGGCACCGGACCAGGATTCGAGGAGACGGACCGCACCGGAGCCCGGATCTTCGCCGAGCAGGCAAGGGCCGCGGGGGTCCGGCGCATCGTGTATCTCGGCGGCCTCACTCCCGAAGGGGTCCCCGATGAGGAACTGTCCCCGCACCTGCGTTCCCGCGCCGAGGTCGGCCGCATCCTCCTCGACTCGGGCGTGCCGACCACCGTGCTCCGAGCCGCGGTGATCATCGGCTCCGGGTCGGCCTCCTTCGAGATGCTCCGCTATCTCACCGAGCGGCTGCCGGTCATGGTGACCCCCAGCTGGGTGCACACCCGCATCCAGCCGATCGCCGTCCGCGATGTGCTGCGGTATCTGGTGGGAAGCGCGCGGATGCCGGCCTCGGTGAGCCGGAGCTTCGACATCGGCGGCCCCGACGTGATCACGTACCGCGAGATGATGCGCCGTTACGCGATCGTCGCGGGCCTGCCTCACCGGCTCATCCTGCCCGTGCCGATGCTCACGCCCCGCCTGTCCAGCCACTGGATCGGTCTGGTGACACCGGTCCCCCGGTCCATTGCCCGGCCACTCGCCGAATCCCTGCGCTACGAGGTCGTCTGCGGCGAACACGACATCGCGCAGCATGTACCGGACGGGCCTGGGCAGCCCTTCACCTTCGGAACCGCTCTGAAGCTCGCCCTCCGGCGGGTGCAGGACGCCGATGTCACGACGCGTTGGTCGTCCGCATCCCTGCCCGGCGCACCGAGTGATCCCCTGCCGACCGATCCGGGCTGGGCGGGCGGAAGTCTCTACACCGACCACCGTGAGCTCACCGTGGACGCCTCACCGGAGGCGCTCTGGCGGGTGATCGAAGGGGTCGGCGGCGACCACGGATGGTATTCGTTCCCGCTCGCCTGGGCGGTCCGGGGCTGGCTGGACCGGCTGGCGGGCGGGGTGGGCCTGCGCCGCGGCAGGCGCGACGCCGAACACCTCAGGGTCGGGGACTCGCTGGACTTCTGGCGGGTCGAGGAGATCGAACCCGGGCATCTGCTGCGCCTGCGCGCCGAGATGCGGCTGCCCGGCCTCGCCTGGCTCGAGATGTACGCCGACCGGGATCCGTCGGGGCGCGCCCGCTACCGGCAGCGGGCCGTTTTCCATCCGCGCGGACTGCTCGGACATGTGTACTGGTGGAGCGTCTCGCCGTTCCACGCCATCGTGTTCGGCGGTATGGCACGCAATGTCACCGAGGCGGCCACGGGTGCACCGGCCCGCAGAACACCGCCCCGCGTCCGGCGCTGA